In Thermosinus carboxydivorans Nor1, a genomic segment contains:
- a CDS encoding 4Fe-4S binding protein, which produces MSKVYKQVPFAAIVPSPKTENESMVTGNWRYLRPVLDKGLCTECKTCWIFCPDACVNYSADEGISFNLKYCKGCGICSNVCPVGAISRVPELDFDE; this is translated from the coding sequence ATGTCCAAGGTTTATAAACAAGTGCCGTTTGCGGCGATAGTACCTTCCCCGAAGACAGAAAATGAAAGCATGGTAACAGGAAACTGGCGTTACCTCCGTCCGGTACTGGATAAGGGGTTGTGCACGGAATGCAAAACATGCTGGATTTTCTGTCCGGATGCCTGCGTCAACTATAGCGCCGATGAGGGGATTAGCTTTAACCTGAAGTATTGCAAAGGCTGCGGTATCTGCAGCAACGTTTGCCCTGTCGGGGCGATCAGTAGAGTGCCGGAACTGGATTTTGATGAGTAA
- a CDS encoding NAD-dependent epimerase/dehydratase family protein yields the protein MRLLLVGGAGEIGRYLAEYYLRLGYEVVIYDRAANPQMTRAGITLIKGELENKDLLQNIVPGCDVVVHLAWSFADTAAVLFRSDLGGHINLLEVAATARVRHFIYASTAAVYGSPRTEPVTEDHPCLVQLARKPLYALAKFTAEQLCHIYSAEKGLPVTILRFWWAFGETIGGKHLRNIVRAAANNEPIQLVPGSGGCFVTMEDLAEAIMLAVRNGTASSEVFNIGSLFLSWSEIAAMIIAITGSRSPLVEVAGSEWSGPAFLQERWVLSWAKATHALGYHPRRTEAAMRDMLQQALVRCCREVTGTFNP from the coding sequence ATGCGGCTATTACTGGTTGGTGGCGCGGGGGAAATCGGACGCTATCTAGCTGAGTATTACTTGCGTCTGGGGTATGAGGTGGTAATTTATGATCGTGCGGCCAACCCTCAGATGACGCGGGCAGGAATTACTTTAATTAAAGGTGAATTGGAAAATAAAGACCTTTTGCAGAATATTGTGCCTGGCTGTGATGTAGTAGTACATCTGGCGTGGAGTTTTGCTGATACTGCTGCGGTGCTTTTTCGCAGCGATCTTGGCGGACATATTAACCTCTTGGAAGTGGCCGCTACTGCCCGGGTTCGGCATTTCATTTACGCCAGTACGGCCGCTGTATATGGCAGTCCCCGTACTGAACCGGTAACTGAGGACCATCCCTGCTTGGTGCAGTTGGCGCGTAAACCGCTGTATGCTTTGGCGAAATTTACTGCCGAGCAGCTTTGTCATATTTATAGTGCCGAAAAAGGGTTGCCTGTTACCATTTTGCGCTTTTGGTGGGCTTTCGGTGAAACCATTGGCGGTAAGCATCTTCGCAATATCGTGCGGGCGGCGGCAAATAATGAACCGATCCAGCTTGTACCCGGTTCTGGTGGTTGTTTTGTCACGATGGAGGATTTGGCAGAAGCTATCATGCTGGCTGTGCGTAATGGCACCGCTAGCAGCGAGGTTTTCAATATTGGCAGTTTGTTTTTGTCGTGGTCGGAAATAGCGGCGATGATTATTGCTATTACCGGCTCTCGGTCGCCGCTAGTCGAAGTTGCCGGCAGTGAATGGTCGGGTCCGGCATTTTTGCAAGAAAGATGGGTGTTAAGTTGGGCTAAGGCAACGCATGCTCTGGGTTACCACCCCCGGCGTACCGAGGCTGCCATGCGGGATATGTTGCAGCAGGCGCTCGTTCGGTGTTGCCGTGAAGTGACGGGCACGTTTAATCCATAG
- the cytX gene encoding putative hydroxymethylpyrimidine transporter CytX has product MNESNTLKFRHYLLLWFGAAVSVAEILAGGLLVPLGFTTGSTAILLGHLIGTTLLVMGGIIGTRERIPAIESTRISFGAYGSLLFAGLNVLQLIGWTAIMIISAAKSANEITKMLWQFDQLTLWCLVIGGLIFLWIVLGREGGWKLINMAAVLLLFGLTIMLSAMVFKDTNVFAKAPAGGMLFSEGVELSVVMPLSWLPLIADYTRFADNAKKAAWGSWLGYFFGSCWMYLIGLAAAISTGKADPADIMLAANLGLAALGIIVLSTVTTTFMDAYSAGVSFINFRPGLNEKLVALVVTVVGTLLALVADIEQYEAFLLTIGSVFAPLFAIVLTDYFILKNRVINPQLLVNWGALTVWAVGVALYYWFLKLDLVLGATIPVMIVTGLLYRVASRYIDKWVYCKKAPNPCCG; this is encoded by the coding sequence ATGAACGAAAGCAACACGTTGAAGTTTCGCCATTACTTGTTATTATGGTTCGGCGCTGCCGTTTCGGTGGCCGAAATTCTTGCCGGCGGGCTGCTGGTGCCGTTAGGCTTTACTACTGGCAGCACCGCTATCTTGCTGGGACATCTTATTGGGACCACGTTGTTAGTAATGGGAGGCATCATTGGCACGCGGGAACGTATTCCGGCGATTGAGTCTACTCGTATTTCCTTTGGCGCGTACGGATCGCTTCTTTTTGCCGGTTTGAATGTCTTACAGCTGATAGGCTGGACGGCTATTATGATTATTTCCGCCGCCAAGTCGGCCAACGAAATAACCAAAATGCTTTGGCAGTTTGATCAGCTCACTTTATGGTGTCTGGTCATTGGTGGCCTCATTTTTTTGTGGATTGTTCTCGGCCGGGAAGGTGGTTGGAAACTAATCAACATGGCAGCAGTATTGCTGTTATTTGGCCTGACAATTATGCTAAGTGCCATGGTCTTTAAGGATACAAATGTTTTTGCCAAGGCACCGGCGGGCGGGATGCTGTTTAGCGAAGGGGTAGAGCTAAGTGTTGTTATGCCGTTATCCTGGTTACCGCTTATTGCCGACTATACCCGCTTTGCGGACAATGCGAAAAAAGCTGCTTGGGGAAGTTGGCTCGGATATTTTTTTGGTAGCTGCTGGATGTATCTTATCGGCCTTGCTGCCGCGATCAGCACCGGTAAGGCCGATCCCGCCGACATAATGCTGGCCGCCAACCTGGGGCTTGCGGCCCTGGGAATTATTGTTTTGTCTACGGTTACTACTACTTTTATGGATGCTTATTCGGCCGGAGTGAGTTTTATCAACTTTCGACCCGGTCTTAACGAAAAACTGGTGGCGCTTGTGGTAACGGTTGTCGGCACTTTGTTGGCACTGGTAGCGGATATAGAACAATATGAAGCTTTCCTCCTGACGATCGGTTCGGTCTTTGCCCCGCTGTTCGCCATTGTGCTTACTGACTATTTCATTCTCAAAAACCGGGTGATTAATCCGCAATTACTGGTCAACTGGGGAGCATTAACCGTCTGGGCGGTAGGGGTAGCATTGTATTACTGGTTCCTTAAGCTTGACCTGGTATTGGGGGCGACTATCCCGGTAATGATTGTTACCGGTCTGCTCTATCGTGTGGCAAGTAGGTATATTGATAAATGGGTTTATTGCAAAAAAGCGCCTAATCCCTGTTGTGGATAA
- a CDS encoding oxalate oxidoreductase subunit delta produces the protein MTLAVAIDPKMLEVTVWTRGVTLAKEARDTVTLLAKAGKLEGKYVQSFDNYVDLPDRINVPVKSYARLSPEPIETFYEYENHRPDIVVLAEETLVKGNAILQGAKPGCIVVINTARDPKSLVKWIAPKENLKNVKAVACIDANALGAGITLTFDGTEGSGDDTKIGAGVGAAIAGAVARASGCVSLESLVAVAENKEAVKKGYESVKIYNL, from the coding sequence ATGACACTGGCAGTTGCTATTGACCCTAAAATGCTGGAAGTCACTGTTTGGACCAGGGGTGTCACGCTTGCTAAAGAGGCCCGTGATACCGTGACATTGCTTGCCAAAGCCGGCAAACTGGAAGGTAAATATGTTCAATCGTTTGACAACTATGTTGATCTTCCTGACCGTATCAATGTTCCGGTAAAAAGCTACGCCCGGTTAAGTCCGGAACCAATTGAAACTTTCTATGAGTATGAGAATCATCGTCCTGATATTGTGGTTCTTGCTGAGGAAACATTAGTTAAAGGCAATGCAATTTTGCAAGGTGCGAAACCGGGATGTATTGTCGTCATTAATACGGCGCGGGATCCCAAATCGCTGGTTAAGTGGATCGCGCCTAAGGAAAATCTCAAAAACGTAAAGGCAGTTGCTTGCATCGATGCAAACGCTTTGGGCGCTGGTATTACCTTGACATTTGATGGTACCGAAGGTTCGGGCGATGATACCAAGATCGGTGCCGGCGTAGGTGCGGCTATTGCCGGCGCAGTGGCCAGAGCTTCGGGCTGTGTCAGCCTAGAGTCCCTGGTAGCAGTTGCTGAGAATAAAGAAGCCGTGAAGAAAGGCTATGAAAGTGTGAAAATTTATAATCTTTAA
- a CDS encoding L-lactate permease, translating to MDKGVVLTFANWLLAFLPIFVLLMTILLFKWGAPKSGAISWFVAVIIGIFAFGADTRLLALANSKGLSLSLYVLLIIWGAVFLYNMVEKIGAVKVIGDTMTKITEDRLLQCLLMAWCFASFMQGIAGFGVPVAVVAPIMVVMGFSPAVAAATCLVGHSWSISFGSMGSSYYTIQLVTKIPGEIIGPWMAVLFTVPIFATGFAVAHIYGGLSAVKRGAPAIIVTSVVMAFMCWLMNRIGAAQLATLIPALCGCGTIAAMARTGFYRSDLTVEELAHQNAPKSMGFHLAFAPYYILILLSILSQIKDIAKIFAPYTWGLDYPAIQTAFGFVVKAEKMYSRINVLTHPAPLLLAAAILGYLVFKSAGKWKPGAAIDALKSTFTQCVPTSIGIITMVMMALIMNDTGMTNLLAQGMAKATGILFPIFSPFIGVLGAFLTGSNTNSNVMFGALQVETAKVLGISTVIMAAVQSVGGSVGCSIAPSKVLIGTATVGLDGRESEVMYRTIPYCAVIALLVGINAWLFAYVFFRSLP from the coding sequence ATGGATAAAGGTGTAGTTTTAACCTTTGCCAATTGGCTGCTAGCTTTCCTGCCCATCTTTGTACTGCTAATGACGATACTGTTATTCAAATGGGGTGCGCCTAAATCGGGGGCGATATCCTGGTTCGTAGCGGTTATTATCGGCATCTTCGCGTTTGGAGCGGATACGCGGCTGCTTGCGCTTGCAAATAGCAAAGGTCTGAGTTTATCGCTTTATGTATTGCTAATTATCTGGGGCGCCGTTTTTCTCTATAATATGGTAGAAAAGATTGGTGCAGTAAAGGTAATTGGCGATACCATGACTAAGATTACGGAAGACAGACTGCTGCAGTGTTTGTTAATGGCTTGGTGTTTTGCATCTTTCATGCAGGGCATCGCCGGTTTCGGGGTGCCGGTAGCGGTGGTTGCACCGATCATGGTGGTGATGGGGTTTTCGCCAGCGGTAGCGGCAGCAACCTGCCTGGTTGGGCACTCGTGGTCTATTTCATTTGGCTCAATGGGATCGTCCTATTATACCATTCAGCTGGTTACTAAAATTCCGGGCGAAATCATTGGTCCATGGATGGCGGTACTGTTTACCGTGCCGATTTTTGCCACCGGTTTCGCCGTGGCCCATATCTATGGTGGTTTATCTGCAGTAAAACGCGGTGCTCCAGCTATCATCGTTACTAGCGTGGTCATGGCATTTATGTGTTGGTTGATGAACCGCATCGGGGCTGCGCAATTAGCTACGCTGATACCAGCCTTGTGCGGATGTGGCACCATTGCTGCTATGGCTCGCACCGGCTTTTACCGGAGCGATTTAACGGTGGAGGAACTGGCTCACCAGAACGCACCAAAGTCGATGGGTTTTCACCTTGCCTTTGCGCCGTATTATATCCTCATCCTGCTGTCCATTTTGTCGCAAATAAAGGACATCGCAAAAATATTTGCGCCATATACCTGGGGGCTGGACTATCCGGCAATCCAGACTGCGTTCGGCTTTGTGGTGAAGGCGGAAAAAATGTATTCGCGTATCAATGTTTTGACGCACCCGGCGCCGTTATTGTTAGCGGCCGCTATTCTTGGCTATTTGGTATTTAAGTCTGCAGGAAAATGGAAACCAGGTGCGGCCATTGATGCGCTAAAAAGCACCTTTACCCAGTGTGTACCGACCAGTATTGGGATTATTACCATGGTTATGATGGCGCTGATTATGAACGATACCGGTATGACCAACTTGCTGGCTCAAGGTATGGCCAAGGCTACCGGCATATTGTTCCCCATCTTTTCGCCTTTCATTGGTGTTCTGGGGGCATTTTTGACAGGGAGCAATACTAACTCTAACGTAATGTTTGGCGCTTTGCAGGTGGAAACTGCCAAAGTTTTGGGCATTAGTACCGTGATTATGGCGGCCGTTCAGTCGGTGGGGGGATCGGTGGGGTGTTCGATTGCTCCGTCGAAGGTGCTTATCGGTACTGCTACGGTCGGACTTGACGGCCGTGAAAGCGAGGTTATGTACCGGACCATTCCATACTGTGCGGTAATAGCACTGCTTGTCGGCATTAATGCATGGCTGTTTGCCTACGTATTCTTTAGGAGCCTGCCTTAG
- a CDS encoding oxalate oxidoreductase subunit beta: protein MAVAETIKSIAQAPAEEYYLPGHRTCAGCGPALAYRLIAKAAGKNTIFIGPTGCMYVANTSYACGPWAVPWTHAQITNGGAVASGIEAAFKMMIKKGKIKDEFPNIIVMAGDGGAIDIGLQAASAMMYRGHDVLFIMYDNESYANTGIQTSPSTPYGATTMFTPAGPEIPEAKKFFPKDPMAIFCGGGHPEVKYGATASVAYPVDLMNKVRKGLAYEGPAFLHVQCPCPKGWTFPADKTVEIGKLAVETGMWFIYEIENGVKKFNIMPKKLKPVEEYLQAQGRFSHLQPEHVAKLQEWVNAKAQFLGAEVTLPPVK from the coding sequence ATGGCAGTAGCCGAAACTATAAAGTCAATCGCTCAGGCGCCTGCAGAGGAGTATTATCTCCCCGGACATCGGACCTGTGCAGGCTGCGGTCCGGCCCTTGCGTATCGCCTTATTGCCAAGGCGGCAGGTAAAAACACCATATTTATTGGGCCAACCGGCTGTATGTATGTTGCCAATACCAGTTATGCTTGTGGCCCTTGGGCCGTTCCTTGGACGCACGCGCAAATCACCAACGGGGGCGCCGTGGCCTCCGGGATTGAAGCAGCGTTCAAAATGATGATCAAAAAAGGTAAAATTAAGGACGAATTCCCCAATATCATCGTTATGGCCGGTGACGGTGGCGCCATTGACATTGGCCTGCAAGCGGCTTCGGCGATGATGTATCGCGGACATGATGTTCTGTTTATTATGTATGATAACGAGTCTTATGCCAATACCGGCATTCAGACTTCGCCTTCCACTCCATACGGGGCGACGACCATGTTTACTCCGGCCGGGCCGGAGATTCCTGAGGCGAAGAAATTCTTCCCCAAAGATCCGATGGCAATCTTCTGCGGCGGCGGTCATCCCGAAGTTAAGTACGGCGCTACCGCATCGGTAGCTTATCCGGTCGACCTGATGAACAAAGTCCGTAAAGGGCTTGCTTATGAGGGGCCAGCATTCCTGCATGTGCAATGCCCGTGTCCAAAAGGCTGGACCTTCCCGGCTGATAAGACCGTTGAAATCGGCAAGCTGGCTGTAGAAACCGGTATGTGGTTCATTTATGAAATCGAGAATGGCGTGAAGAAGTTTAATATTATGCCGAAGAAGCTCAAGCCGGTTGAAGAATACCTGCAAGCACAAGGACGCTTCAGTCACCTCCAGCCGGAGCATGTCGCCAAGTTGCAGGAATGGGTTAATGCCAAAGCCCAGTTCCTTGGCGCCGAAGTGACGTTGCCGCCCGTCAAGTAA
- a CDS encoding HPP family protein, with product MAIISGIVYCCRYIKNEWFCTSGLQLPSLHEGVTIFLSASIGIGTITYLAMEFSVPVLVASFGASACIIFCVPAAPFAQPRSVIGGHTIAATVGIIMYVVLGSTWYAAAFSVGGAIVAMLYSRTLHPPAAATALIAVVTGQSVWYPLCPVALGSTILVLVGKMLNRLMPKLMGTIVFPRKACE from the coding sequence ATGGCAATTATATCAGGGATTGTTTACTGCTGCCGCTATATTAAAAACGAATGGTTCTGTACAAGTGGTTTGCAGCTACCGTCATTGCATGAAGGCGTGACTATATTTTTAAGCGCCAGTATTGGTATCGGGACAATAACTTATCTGGCCATGGAATTTAGCGTACCGGTGTTGGTGGCATCTTTTGGCGCGTCGGCCTGTATTATTTTTTGTGTTCCTGCGGCGCCGTTCGCCCAACCCCGTAGCGTGATCGGCGGACACACCATTGCCGCTACGGTTGGGATTATTATGTATGTTGTATTGGGATCGACCTGGTATGCGGCAGCTTTCAGTGTCGGTGGGGCTATTGTCGCCATGCTTTATAGCCGGACGCTCCATCCGCCGGCGGCGGCTACTGCCCTTATTGCCGTGGTAACCGGACAAAGCGTTTGGTACCCGTTGTGTCCGGTCGCGTTGGGGTCAACGATCTTAGTGCTTGTGGGAAAGATGTTGAACAGGCTGATGCCGAAACTTATGGGGACAATAGTTTTTCCCCGCAAAGCTTGTGAATGA
- a CDS encoding oxalate oxidoreductase subunit alpha, giving the protein MPIKKRGTGLTAVADAWQLADIDVTASYPIRPYTAVMAEVAKRIANGQMKCEMVHGEGEHAQFSIAHGASMAGARATTGSSGVGVTYAFETYSPIAGGRCPIQALIADRTLDPPGDFGSEHTDCLTLRDNGWIYGWAQDAQEALDNSLMYFRIGEDPEIMLPQIVAMDGYFVTHITQEYEMPDQEQVDKFLPPFKPQFRLDVNNPVIMGPQIEPEMGPPLEWDRAVVMQKVKEKIVQVTEEFAQIFGRRYAPFVEEYMTEDADMVFLLQGAHAVTCRSAIKYLRQAGYKVGMCRLRWFRPFPDDALKQILPKFKVVGVIDTNTSYGAAGGGGVLLVETRASVSELKNKPLIQGFTSGLGGETITHEEFFKMAEMMKMTLEAGEIIQDSTWVNFNDYNQGSAEINAAKKEVAPSKK; this is encoded by the coding sequence ATGCCGATCAAGAAAAGAGGTACAGGTTTGACCGCAGTTGCTGATGCTTGGCAACTCGCCGATATTGATGTTACTGCGTCTTATCCGATTAGACCGTATACGGCAGTAATGGCTGAAGTGGCAAAACGTATCGCTAACGGGCAAATGAAGTGCGAAATGGTTCACGGCGAAGGCGAACATGCTCAGTTTAGCATCGCGCATGGCGCATCGATGGCAGGTGCGCGTGCTACCACTGGTTCTTCGGGCGTTGGCGTAACCTATGCTTTTGAAACATATTCCCCGATTGCGGGCGGAAGATGCCCAATTCAAGCACTCATTGCCGACCGTACGCTTGACCCCCCTGGCGACTTCGGTTCTGAGCATACCGACTGCTTAACCCTGCGGGATAATGGCTGGATCTATGGTTGGGCGCAAGACGCGCAAGAGGCATTAGACAACAGCCTTATGTATTTCCGCATCGGCGAAGATCCGGAAATCATGCTTCCGCAGATTGTTGCGATGGACGGTTACTTTGTCACTCATATCACTCAAGAGTATGAAATGCCTGACCAAGAGCAAGTTGACAAATTCTTGCCGCCATTTAAGCCCCAGTTTCGTCTTGATGTGAACAATCCGGTTATCATGGGTCCGCAGATTGAGCCGGAAATGGGACCGCCGCTTGAGTGGGATCGGGCCGTTGTTATGCAAAAAGTTAAAGAAAAAATCGTTCAAGTAACGGAAGAGTTTGCCCAGATTTTCGGTCGCAGATACGCGCCATTTGTTGAAGAATACATGACTGAAGATGCTGACATGGTGTTCCTTCTCCAGGGTGCTCATGCGGTTACTTGTCGCAGTGCCATCAAGTATCTCCGTCAAGCCGGGTATAAAGTTGGGATGTGCCGACTGCGCTGGTTCCGCCCGTTCCCCGATGATGCCCTGAAACAAATTCTGCCGAAGTTTAAAGTTGTTGGCGTAATTGATACCAATACTTCGTACGGTGCGGCTGGCGGCGGCGGAGTTCTGCTCGTGGAAACTCGGGCGTCCGTGTCCGAACTTAAGAATAAGCCGCTAATTCAAGGGTTTACCTCCGGCCTGGGCGGCGAAACCATTACTCACGAAGAATTCTTCAAGATGGCCGAAATGATGAAGATGACGCTCGAAGCTGGGGAGATTATCCAGGATTCGACTTGGGTCAACTTTAACGATTACAACCAAGGTTCAGCCGAAATTAATGCCGCTAAAAAAGAAGTGGCTCCGTCCAAAAAGTAA